From Aliamphritea hakodatensis:
AGCAATAATATGGGAGATAAACGGGGTTTGCTCTTCACGGGATGTTTTAAGTGCCTCCATGGCAACATCTGAAGAAAAAACACCGTCATTGACCAGCCGTCTGGCAAGTCCGCTTAAGGGTTGAAAAGGCTGTAAACTCATTGATTCCTCTGCTGAATTTAGCAGTCTTGCTGCCTTGTATTCGTCTTGGGTTCTAAAGTAACATTTATACGCCGGTTTGAAAAATCAAAGGACTGACTGGCGTGTAGAGAGACAAATCTGTTTCAGCAGACCTGTCATTTTGTGATATCCATGTCTGGACTGACATACTAGTTGGGGTAATACTGACTTCAGGCTTGTATGGAGCAAGGATGAAGGGCTTATCGGCAAGGGAGCGTTTTGCTGGAGCAAGGATGAATTAAAAATAATCTCTGTGGAGAGAAGAAGCATGAAAAAACAACAGGGCTTTACCCTTATCGAATTAATGATCGTTGTTGCGATCATTGGTATTTTGGCGTCTATAGCATTACCTGCATACAGAACTTATACTGAGCGGGCTGAGTTTTCTGAAGTAATGCTGGCTGCGGGATCGTATAAAACTGCGATGGAGTTGGCTGTTCAGACTGGTGGTGTGACTCAAGCAGCAAGCTTGGATGCTGGTCAGGTGGGAATCCCGGCACGTGACCAAAACCCTGCTCAGCCGAATGTCGGTGATATTAATGCAGTTGATGGCGTAATTACGGCGACAGGGGCGGGCTTTACACAGAATGTTCAACCTACTTATACACTTACAGCTGCAGTTAGTAATGGAACTATAACTTGGACACGAGGCGGTACTTGTCTGCAAGCAGGTCTGTGTAGTAACTAAGATTACTTATTGAGAAAAGAGAGGCAATTGCCTCTCTTTTTTTATCTTCTCAGTGGGAAAAAATGTGGTTCAGAGGAGAGTGTAATGGAAATACAGCGTGGATTTACATTAATTGAATTGATGATTGTAGTAGCCATTATAGGGATTCTCGCTGCAATAGCCCTTCCTGTTTATTCTACTTATACTGACAGGGCAAGATTTTCTGAAGTTATAACGGCCACGAAACCGCTTAAAGCTGCGGTTGAAACAGCGGTAAGGTTAAATGAAATAGTAGCCGTGGCGAGCCTTGCTCCTGGTAATCTTGGGATACCCGGTAATGTAGCAGATGCGCCGCAGCCCCGTGTAGGTTTTGTTGGACTGGGTAACGGTGATGGTGTGATCACTGCCAGGGGCGTAGGTTTTAATCCTGTTAATAACGCACAGCCTGTTTTCGAATTAAGAGGGGTCATTAATAACGGCACGGTGGTTTGGACCCGTGCAGGTAGTTGTCTTCAGGCAGGTCTTTGTTAATAGACTATTTATTTAGAAAAATCCGGCTGAGGCCGGATTTTTTTTATGTTTTAATTGGTCTATGAAAAAAACACTTCTGATTATCGTCATTGCTGTAGCCGCTGGTGTTGGCTACTTTCTTGAAACTAAAAAGGTGCAGGTCACTACGCAGCAGCGTGCTTCCGTGGAAGCGGCATTAGCGCTGGAGTCTGAAAGGTATCCGGCAACACCGGTGTGGTGGGCGGACGGTGATATTCTTGCTGTCGGTATGCGGGCTGTTGATGAGGCTGTTATTACCGCCGGAGCGAAAGATATCTGTAAGATACTGTGGAAGTTTGATGTAAACCGCACAGCTGTCGAAGTTTATGATATCGAAAAAATTCAGCAAAATGATGACTGGAAGCTGATCGGCGGGGCTGATTGTCGCCGCTGAGATTGTTTCCGGGTTTGAAGCCAGCGCTTAAAGTACGTGTTATCCGGTCCTGAATAACACGTAAACTTCTTTTTTATTCTGAAATGAACCGCATCGACAGATCGATCGCCCGGCAGTCTTTTGTCAGCAGGCCGATAGAAATGTAATCAACACCGGTTTCTGCGATTGGCAGTAAGGTCTGATCGTTAATGCCGCCGGATGCTTCCAGCTTTAAAGGTTTACCCAGTTCGGTGTTCCTGGCAACAGCTGTGCGCATGTTTTCCAGGCTGAAGTTGTCCAGCATGACGGTATCGGCACCGGCATCCAGTGCCTGCTGAAATTCGTCCAGGTTTTCCACTTCCACTTCTACCGGTTTGCCGGGTTCGTTGTATTTAGCGGTAGCGACGGCGTCTGCGATAGAACCACAGGCCATGATGTGGTTTTCTTTAATCAGGAAGGCGTCATACAGGCCGATACGGTGGTTAAAGCCACCACCGCAGCTTACCGCGTATTTCTGGGCGTTACGCAGGCCGGGAATGGTCTTGCGGGTATCAAGCAGTTTAACGCCTGTAGCGGCAACCAGCGATGCGTAATGCGCGCTGATGGTTGCCGTTCCTGATAGGGTCTGCAGGAAGTTAAGTGCAGCCCGTTCGGCGGTCAGCATTGAGCGGGCAGGCCCTTCAATCTCAAATAGTGTCTGATCAGCACTCACCCGGTCACCGTCAGCAACTTTCCAGTTCAGTTGCATACGCTCGTCAACCTGTCGGTAGACTTCTGTTACCCAGGCGGTGCCGCAAATAACGGCATCTTCCCGACAGATCACCCGTGCTTTAGCCGTTTGATCTTCCGGGATGAGGTGAGCGGTAATATCTCCGTCACCAATATCCTCTGCCAGCGCATTTGCGACAGTTGAATGCAGGTCTGCGAGTAATGGTGATTGAGTCATGCGTCTCTCGTTTTAAGCTGTTATTTAACAGTACGGCCATTCTGTATCTGATAGCTTCAAAAGCTGCGAACAAGGTAGAATGGCTGCAATTTATGGCGCGATATTCTAATTCAGTCGGTTAATATATGCACCCTGAGTTTTTCTTTGTAAGACCACAGTGGCGTTTCAATGTGTGAGGAAGAGCGGTTATTTATGAAAATTGTTGATGGCTGGTTAGTGAATGCTGATATCTGTGAATCCCCGAATCAGAATGACCGGCCTGCAGATATCTCCCCTGACTTACTGGTCGTACATAACATCAGCTTGCCCCCGGGTGAGTTTGGTGGCGGTAATGTGGAGGCATTTTTCTGTAATAAGCTGAATGCCGGGAAACATCCTTACTTTGCTGAGATTTGTCATCTGCAGGTGTCGGCACATCTGCTGATTGAACGCTCAGGCAGAATGGTACAGTTTGTGTCATTTGATAAACGGGCCTGGCACGCGGGTATTTCTGAATATCAGGGGCGTGAGGCCTGTAATGATTTTTCCGTGGGAATTGAGCTGGAAGGTTGTGACGATGTGCCCTATACCCTGATTCAGTATCAGAGGCTGTCGGAGGTGCATAAAGCTTTACAGGGGTATTACCCGGGCTTATCTGCGCAGGCGGTTACCGGTCATTCAGATATTGCGCCGGGGCGGAAAACTGACCCCGGAGCCGCATTTAACTGGCAGTATTTCAAGGCTCTCTAGCAAGATCTGTGATTTAGTCCGTTGTGAATAACACCGGATTTCGGATATCCAGCTGGAGGTGGACGCTGTCGCCGGGCTGGTGTTCAACGTTGGCCGGTACTGCACAGATAAGGTGTTCACCTGATTCGAGTTCTAACTGATACTGGTGATAAGCGCCGCGGAAGGTTTTCTTCAGTAGCTGAGCCGCATAAGGGCTTTCGTGATTTTGCTGAACGTTATACTGGCGGACCAGCAGCTTTACATGCTCGCCGGGCGTCAGTGAGTGCGGGGCAGGGCTGCGGATTTTACCCAGTACGGTATCGACACAGTGTTCGCATGAGACCGTAGCATCGATCAGATTGCCCTGACCAACGAATTGCGCGACAAAAGGTGTCGCAGGGCTCTGGTAGACTGTCTTAGCC
This genomic window contains:
- the nadC gene encoding carboxylating nicotinate-nucleotide diphosphorylase, translating into MTQSPLLADLHSTVANALAEDIGDGDITAHLIPEDQTAKARVICREDAVICGTAWVTEVYRQVDERMQLNWKVADGDRVSADQTLFEIEGPARSMLTAERAALNFLQTLSGTATISAHYASLVAATGVKLLDTRKTIPGLRNAQKYAVSCGGGFNHRIGLYDAFLIKENHIMACGSIADAVATAKYNEPGKPVEVEVENLDEFQQALDAGADTVMLDNFSLENMRTAVARNTELGKPLKLEASGGINDQTLLPIAETGVDYISIGLLTKDCRAIDLSMRFISE
- the ampD gene encoding 1,6-anhydro-N-acetylmuramyl-L-alanine amidase AmpD; its protein translation is MKIVDGWLVNADICESPNQNDRPADISPDLLVVHNISLPPGEFGGGNVEAFFCNKLNAGKHPYFAEICHLQVSAHLLIERSGRMVQFVSFDKRAWHAGISEYQGREACNDFSVGIELEGCDDVPYTLIQYQRLSEVHKALQGYYPGLSAQAVTGHSDIAPGRKTDPGAAFNWQYFKAL
- a CDS encoding pilin — translated: MEIQRGFTLIELMIVVAIIGILAAIALPVYSTYTDRARFSEVITATKPLKAAVETAVRLNEIVAVASLAPGNLGIPGNVADAPQPRVGFVGLGNGDGVITARGVGFNPVNNAQPVFELRGVINNGTVVWTRAGSCLQAGLC
- a CDS encoding pilin, whose protein sequence is MKKQQGFTLIELMIVVAIIGILASIALPAYRTYTERAEFSEVMLAAGSYKTAMELAVQTGGVTQAASLDAGQVGIPARDQNPAQPNVGDINAVDGVITATGAGFTQNVQPTYTLTAAVSNGTITWTRGGTCLQAGLCSN